Below is a genomic region from Cellulomonas sp. P24.
ACCGGACCGGACCGGGGACCGGACCGGGCGGGGTGAGGGGGGGAGGGGGTTCAGGGGACGCAGCTAGGGTCTGGGCATGGGACTGAGTCGTACGCAGCTGATGTTCGTCGCCCTCCACAAGGGTGTGTACCGGGCCACGCGTGGGCGTCTGCTCGGGCGGTTCGGTCACCTCGAGCAGGTGCTCCTCAGCACCACCGGTCGCGTCAGCGGACAGACGCGCACGACGCCCCTCGCCGCGACGCCCGACGGCGACCGGCTGATCCTCATCGCGTCCAACAACGGCGGCGACGCCCACCCCGCCTGGTACCTCAACCTCGTCGCGCACCCCGAGGTGACGGTGCAGCGCGGGGCCCAGGTGCTCGCCATGACGGCCCGCACCGCCGAGGGTGCCGAGCGTGAACGGCTCTGGGCGCTCGCGGTGAAGAACAACCCGGGATACGCACGGTACGAGTCGCGCACGTCGCGGCGGATCCCGGTCGTCGTGTGCGAGGCGGTCGCCGCTCGCGAGTAAGGGTGGGCGTCCGACGCTCATGCGGGTGGCCGGGCGTGTCGATGACGTCGGGGTGATCACCGGGGGCAGGGGACGTTCGGTCGCGCATGTCGCGACACTGATAGCGATGCTGGCGCTTCTGGGCGGGTGTCGCGCCGACGCGGGAGCGACGACGCCGACGGCGGTTCTGACGTCGACGTCGCGGGTGGCGAGTCCGACCGTTGCGGCCCCGGTCCCGACCACCGCACCGCCCGAGCCAACGCCGACCGAGGCGACGCCCACCGAGAGCGCTCCCGCGCCTGAGCCTCCGGCCGCCGCGCCGGCACCCGCGCCCGCGCCGGCTGCGGCACCCCCGCCCGCACCGGCTCCGGCCGAGGCCCCGGCACCTGCTCCGGCGGTGAACACCGACCCCCGGTTCCCGACCTGCAAGGCCGCGATCAAGGCCGGGTACGGCCCGTACCGCCAGGGCATCGATCCCGAGTACGACTGGTACCGCGACGCCGATCACGACGGCATCGACTGCGAGCGCTGACCGAGCAGAGGCGAGATCAGCCTCCGCTCACGACGGGTGTCGTCGAGCGGTCTCCTCGGCGTGTGGGGACCGGTCCGCCTGCGGCGAGGAGAGCGGCCTCGGGTGCGTGTCGAGGTGCCGGCGAACGTTGACCCCGACCGACGTCGGTGCAGCAGGGCGACCACGTGCGTGCGCCGTCCGCGCCCCGTGGTGATCGGGAGGCCGGTCCGTCGTCGCTCGCTGGTTCTCGCGACGGCCGTCCCTGCCCCCGTCGATCCGGGTTACTCCCGGCCCGCTCGTGCCTATCGGCTCCCGGCTATGTAACTTTTGTATCTCGACCAGCGAAAGACCCTAGAGTTTCGACACGGGCACTGTTACTTTGGCTGGCATCGGCCCCTACGACGAGGTGGGCCTACTCGAGAGAAGGACGTCATGGCAAACCGCGGAATGGGTCTGCTTCGAACCCGCAAGGCAGCGGTGGTCGCCGCGATCGCTGGTGCTTCGCTGACGCTGGCGGCATGTTCCGGCAGCGATGCAGGTGGAAGCAGTAGCGGCGAGGCCACCGCCGCCACGTCCGGTGAGGTCAGCTGGTGGGGCTGGACGCCCGACACGCCGGTGGCCGAGCGGTACATCGCGGAGTTCAACAAGGAGTACCCGGACATCAAGGTCACCTACAAGAACTTCGAGAACGTCGACTTCCGCAACGCCCTCACCCCAGCGCTCGACTCCGGTCAGGGCCCGGACGTCTTCGACCTCTCGCCCGCAGGCGGCTCCCCCGACACCTGGGGTCCGTACGCTCTCGACCTCGCCCCCGTGGCCGAAGCGACTCTTGGCACGGACTGGAAGTCGCAGTTCGGAGCCAACTACGTCAGCCAGCTGACCGACTCCGACGGCCGTGTGGTGTCGCTGCCGCTGGGTGGCATGTCCGCCGGCATGGTGTGGATCAACAAGGGCATCTTCGACGAGGCCGGCGCCGAGGTGCCGACCGACTACGCCTCGTGGCTCGCGGCCTGCGACAAGATCTCGGCCATCGGCAAGAAGTGCTTCACGATGGGCGCCGGCGGAGCGGACACCTTCCCGACCGAGATGTTCCACTCGGTCGCCAACTCCGTCGACCCCGAGTTCTTCCTCAAGGCAGCCGTCGGCCAGGCCAAGTGGGACGACCCGCAGGGCATCGAGACCCTCAACATCTTCAAGAAGATGAAGGACGACGGGATCATCGCCTCCAACGTCCTCGACGCCGGGCAGTACCCGCTGGCCAACGAGGAGTTCATGAAGGGCGACGCGGCGATGGTGCAGATGGGGTTCTGGTACACCCAGTACGCGGGCAGCGAGTCGTGC
It encodes:
- a CDS encoding nitroreductase family deazaflavin-dependent oxidoreductase, with amino-acid sequence MGLSRTQLMFVALHKGVYRATRGRLLGRFGHLEQVLLSTTGRVSGQTRTTPLAATPDGDRLILIASNNGGDAHPAWYLNLVAHPEVTVQRGAQVLAMTARTAEGAERERLWALAVKNNPGYARYESRTSRRIPVVVCEAVAARE
- a CDS encoding excalibur calcium-binding domain-containing protein encodes the protein MLALLGGCRADAGATTPTAVLTSTSRVASPTVAAPVPTTAPPEPTPTEATPTESAPAPEPPAAAPAPAPAPAAAPPPAPAPAEAPAPAPAVNTDPRFPTCKAAIKAGYGPYRQGIDPEYDWYRDADHDGIDCER
- a CDS encoding ABC transporter substrate-binding protein — translated: MANRGMGLLRTRKAAVVAAIAGASLTLAACSGSDAGGSSSGEATAATSGEVSWWGWTPDTPVAERYIAEFNKEYPDIKVTYKNFENVDFRNALTPALDSGQGPDVFDLSPAGGSPDTWGPYALDLAPVAEATLGTDWKSQFGANYVSQLTDSDGRVVSLPLGGMSAGMVWINKGIFDEAGAEVPTDYASWLAACDKISAIGKKCFTMGAGGADTFPTEMFHSVANSVDPEFFLKAAVGQAKWDDPQGIETLNIFKKMKDDGIIASNVLDAGQYPLANEEFMKGDAAMVQMGFWYTQYAGSESCVSAMESAGVTNPTCFVQLPVEFPDVAGHGNGSAYFGEADYGLAINADSKNIGASKTFVTWMTMSKTGQQNVANALDLLPSLGGVSPSWDAISLVDEATQKPAIEKLIAASNETTQSRQWQTTQDTLDAIVLAIQQVLDPTITMSIDDIAAQLQKSSVASTVGVK